A window of Methanomicrobia archaeon genomic DNA:
CGTCTCCATCCCACCAGAGGTCACCGCAACTTAAACGCGCCTACCACGCTTGCCACCCGGCCGCTTCGTGCCGTCGTGCGGGATTGGTGTCACGTCCTCGATCTTCCCGATCCGCAATCCAGCACGCGCAAACGCGCGAATCGCCGCCTGTGCACCCGGTGCGGTCGTCCGCGATTTCCGGCCCGAGGCCGCCTTCACCTTTACCCGCAACCCCCGTATCTCCCGCTCTCTCAGCTTGTCTGCCAGCTGCTGTGCCATGAGCATCGCGGTATACGGTGAGCTCTCATCGCGGTCTGCTTTCGCCACCATCCCCCCGGATGCGCGTGCAATCGTCTCTGCGCCCGTCATATCGGTAATCGTAATGATGGTATTATTGAATGACGAGAAGATGTGCGCGATCGCCCAACGATCCTCGACCATATTACCGCTTCGCCTCCTCAGCCACTCCTTCTGCCATCGGTCTTGGTTTTACCCCGATCGGTGGCGCGCCATAATAATCGATTCGCTTCTCCGCGTCCACATCCACAACGTACGACGGAACGGTCACCCGTCGACCGTCAACCGCGATATGCCCGTGGACGATAAGTTGGCGCGCCTGCTTGAGCGAGTTGGCCAGCCCTTTCTTGTAGACCCGGGTCTGCAGTCGCCGCTCCAGAAGATCCTCGACGGTTAATGCCAGGACGTCCTCGACACGGCCGGTTGAGTCCTCACGCTCGCGCAGTATCCCGCGTCGGCGCAAGGCCGTTACGATCGCGTCGCGCTTCCGTAAGGTATGTTCTGTGGGCTTCATACCCGCGATCTCAGCCAGAATCGCGCGGATCTCGCGTCGGTAACGCTTGACCACACTATCAGCCTTCCAGATCTCGCGCTTGCTCTTCAAGCCATAGGTCTCTACGATCTCGCGCTCCTCTTTCATCCGTGTCATCTCCCACGGCCGTCGCGGCTTCTCGTATCGCTTTTTTCTCTGCTTTGGTTGTCCCATCTTCTCCTCTCGCCCCCGGTTATTTGCCTCCCTTCGCTGCCAGCTGCTTCCTGCGTATAACACCAACGACCAGCCCTCGTCGGCCCGTGGATCGCGTGCGTTGTCCGCGCGCCTTCAGACCACGCTCGTGCCGTATACCACGATACGACCGGATCTTCCGGAGCAAATTAACGTCCTCACGTAACTGCAGCACCTGATCCGCGCCCATAATGTGTTTATCATCACCCGTGAGGATGTCCTTCCGCCGATTCAGCATCCACTGCGGTAAGCGCTTCTCAACACCGGTGATCGCGCTCTTGAGCTGCTCTATATCATCATCTGAAAGGTTACCCATCTTCTGATTTGGGTCGACACTGGTATGCGCGACGAGAACCCGTGCCACGCGCTGCCCGATTCCTTTTACGCCGCAGAGCGCATGGACAACTTTTCTATTACCATCCAGGTCAGTATCTAGGATCCGGACGATGTGCTTGAAATCCGCGTTCTCAGCTTCGCTCTCTTTAACCTTCTCCTTGCCTCTTTCCTTTGCTCTTCCCGTCGCCTTTGCTTTTGTTTGTTTTGCTTGTGCGCCCTTCACCACTTCTTCAGTCATCTTTATCCGTTCTCGCTTCTCCAAGCATACGTATGTATGCGCCGAGGAAGGGATTTGAACCCTTGAGTTCCTTTCGGAACACAGGCTATCTAGTCCGGAGAGCTCCAGGCCTGCGCCTTACCGCTCAGCCACCTCGGCTTTACTTCTCCAACCTTTAGGATATGTCCCGGGCTTCATAAGTACTTTCCGTGTTTCTACACATATACCTTTCTCGGCCTTGAGCATCTCCCGTGAGTTCAGCACCGCTTCGCCCAGACTCACAGCTTCCCCTTTTAAGGTATATACTATCACGGAGTCTCCTCTATTTATTCCTTCTTCGAGCCGCGCGATCCCCGGGGCACTCAGATCAGCACCGTGAGCGAGCGCATCCACCGCGCTATCCTTTACCATGATGCAGCGCAGGTGCCTGACGGCGTCTTCCAGCGGCATGATCAACTGCCGCAGCAGTCGCTCATCGCCCGCCTGGTAAAAGACGTACGCGTCCTTCAAGTCGTGGAGCGTTGTTAACCTCTCCTCGCTAAACGGGAACGACTTCGTTCGTCGCAGTTCGGCCATGTGCGCACCAACGCCGAGTGCGAGCCCGAGGTGATGGCAGAGCATGCGGATGTACGTGCCCGCTTCACAGCCGACCGTCACGAGCACCTCCTTACCTGCAATCTCCATAACTTCAAGGTAATGCACCGTTCGTTTCCGTATCCTGCGTCTGACCGCGGACTTTAATGGCGGACGCTGGTAGATCTCGCCCACGAATTCCGCGCTCACCGCCCGCAGCCTGCTCTCATCCACCGGACGGTGGACTCGCATCACGCAGACATATTCCTTATCGCCCACAAAGATCTCCGCGAGCTTGGTTGCCGTGCCGAGCAGAACCGGGAGCACGCCGGTTACCTTCGGGTCGAGCGTGCCGGTATGCGCCGCCTTGTTCAGCTCCAGCATCACTCTGATCCAGGCTACGACCTCATGCGATGTGGGGCCTGCGGGCTTATCAATCGTTACCACGCCGTGCTCGAGGTGCTCGCGTATGGGGCGCTGCTCCGGTGGTATGCCGTAGCGCGGATCGGTGATCGCAGGTGCTTTCTCCAGGCTGCAGCGTTCAAAAGGCTTCCGAAATTCGCTCATCCGGTCCTGCATCACTCAATTTATCTTATACAAGGTCGTCCGCCGCTTTGGTATGCGACCGGCCTCTCTGATCAATCGCTCGAACTCATCAGGACTCATATACTCGCCCGAGGGCGAGCCTGACAATCGCGAGATGTTCTCCTCCATTAACGTTCCACCCAGGTCGTTCGCGCCAAAAGCCAGCATCCGCTGTGCATCCCGCGGGCCAAGCTTCACCCAGGATACCTGGAGATTCCTGCAGTACGGATGCAGAATGACCCGGGCGAGCGCATGAACCACGGTGTCCTCGAAGAACGAGAGCGACCGCTTCACCATCCGCCCCAGCTCGTTGTTCTTAGCCATGAACTTCAGGGGCACGAACTCGGTAAATCCGCCCGTCTCCTTCTGAATCGAGCGAATCGTGAAGAGATGATCTATTCGATCCTCCAGGGTCTCGATGTGCCCGTACAGCATCGTCGCCGTTGACGGGATCCCCAGTCGGTGCGCGGTCGCTATGATCTCGCACCATTTCGCGGGACTCAGCTTCGTCGGGCAGATGATCGCACGCACGGAATCCGTGAGGATCTCCGCAGCCGTTCCGGGCATTGAGCCAAGTCCCGCGCGTTTGAACGCTCTGAGCACCTCCTCCTCACGCATCCCCGACTGCTGTGCCGCGTGGTAGACTTCCATGGGCGAATACGCATGCAAATGCACCTCAAACCGCGATTTCACGCCTTCGAGGATCGCACAGTAGTCCTCCACCGTGAGGTCGGGATGCAGACCACCTTGAATGCAGATCTCCGTAGCGCCCTGCTCTACCGCTTCCGCGACCTTGCCCAGGATCTCGTCCAGGCTCAGCACATAGCCCGACTCGTTCGCCTCACGGAATGCGCAGAATTTGCACGTGCCCACGCAGATATTCGTGAAATTGATGTTCCGGTTCACCAGATACGTGACCACATCGCCGTTCTGCTCTCTGCGTAGCGTATCAGCTATCCTGAACAGATAAGACGGGTGCGCAGCCAGAAAAAGCGCATCAGCTCGCTCAATCGTACCCGCTCGTATCTTCTCCCTCAGCTCGTCCCAAGACGCGTCCATAGCTGTGTTAAGGAAGATAATGCAATCAATCGCTCTCTTCGCTCACGATTCCGGTTATTATCTCCCGCGTGAAGTCAAAAAGAGTGACCGTATCGTTCCCATCGGTGAGCTTCAAGTGTCTGCTTGCATCCACTTCGCCGATGATCGAGGCCGTGATACCTGCTGCTTCGAAGATCCGTATGCATTCTCGGCCACGCTGCTCGTCTTTCACCGTGAGCACGAACCCGGTCCCCGGGTACAGCTTTAACCAGTGGGCAAGCGGTATCGTGTTCGAGTCCACCCGAGGAATCTTGGTCAGATCCACCAGTGCCCCTACCCGGGAGCACTCCAGTAACATCCCCAGCGTGCCGATCGTGCCGGGATTACTGATGTCCTTGCCTGCAGTTGCTAACTGCTGCTGCCCGATGGTCACCATCGTCTCCAGTTGCTGCTTTATCACTGCGGGTGATTTCTTTGTGGTCGTGTCCCAGGCGAGATTATAGCTCGGATAAAGCTGCCCATCCAAATCGATCGCAGCCACGATCTTGTCACCGGGCCGCGCGCTACTGGAATAAATAACGCTATCCCGATTCACCATGCCCACAATGCCCACATCAATCGCGTCGTAGATCGTGTCCGGGTGCATGTGCCCGCCGACCATGGGAACACCAAATTTCTGCACGCCGTCCTGCATGCCCCGTCCCAGCTCGAGGCAGATATCCCGCCGCTGCGTTGAGGTCAAATTCACCATCGCCAGGGGGACGCCCCCCATCGCCGCGATATCCATGACATTCACGAGCACCGAGCAATACCCCGCCCACCAGGGGTCCGCACTCAATAATTTACCCCAAATGCCATCGACGGCAAGTAAAATATACATGTCATTGTTGACTGCGAGCACGGCGGCATCTTCGCCAAAGGCCGTTATCGTTCGGCTCCCCACCTTGTCCGAGTTCCCCAGCCGTTGCACCAGATTGCTGATCGCCCGTTTGCGCGTGATCCCCTCGAAGTTCCGTAACTCTTCAGCCAGCGATTTCAGATCGATCTCCTCTTTCGCACCCGCCATTTTTTACCCCCGCAACTCCTCTACTATCTCTCTTATCTCTCCTATATCGTTCACTCTGAAATCCGCCACGTCAAACACTTCTTGTGGTCTGCTCGCAGCTTCCTGTAAGGACAATACCGCAATATCTGCCTCTCGCATCGCGAGATAATCGTTACGGTCATCCCCGACCATCATCACCCGGTACTTCTCCTTCAAGCTCCGTACTAGATCTCGCTTGTCTTCCGGCTTCATGGTGCCATACATGTGCTCAGGTGGGATATCAGGCAAATAGATCGCCATCTCTTCCCGTTCGATCCTATCTCCCGATGCTATATATGTCTGAATGCCTAACACCCGTAATTCCTTAAATAGCTTCAGCGTTCCTGGAAACAGATTGATCCCGCCGGCAATGACATAGCGTATCCGTGCCGGGGCCATCTCCAGGATCAAACCTACACCAAGGACCGGCAGGATGTCGCAGCGCCGCAACTTCCTCACCACCTCATGCACATCACGCAGCGTGACCGCCCTGTCCTGCAATATGATCTCCCGCACGTCCTCATCGCTCACTCCTTCGCGCTTATAAATAACCTTCGTTTCGATTTCGCGCGCCCTCACCACCTCAGCAAAGCGGTTCGTGGGGTCCTCCTGCTCCAGTGTCTCCTCATACCGCGTCTTCAGGATGACCATCGCGCCCGTTGTCAGCCGATCCGTGCAGGTGATGCCGGAGACACGACTCCGCTTTGTCAGCCCACGCTGCATGTCCTTGATGATCCGGAAGGGCGCGTAGATAACGCCTGCGCCGTCAAAGACGACCGCTAAGTCCAACATTCACCTCCACGCTCCACCCCTCCTTTGCAGGCATCCCGTCTTGACCACGCCGCATGCGATAGGATACAAATGCTCTGGCACCATATAATTACCACTGGTGTGAGCCGCGACGTGATCACGAGGTGGTCGGATGCGGCGGGTGCGATGATGCAGGACCTGGTAACGGAGAAGTGGGAGGACTTTTTGAAGCGGTATTACTGGCATGAGACCATTGATCTCTCCAATTCCTACCCTGAGCGGCGCAGCTTGCTCGTGAAGTTCGCGGACCTGGACATCTACGATCCAGCCATGGCAGAAATGCTCCTCGAGGATCCTGATGTCATCATCGAATCGGCGACCCGTGCGTTGCGAGAGATCGATATTCCGACCGGTGTAACGCTGGACGAAGCGAATTTGCGGATCATCAACCTGCCGATGAAAGTCGCGATCAGGGACATCCGCAGTAATGATATCGGTAAACTGGTGAGTATCGAAGGGCTGGTGAGCAAGGCGACAGAGGTGAGGCCGCGGATTGTGGAAGCTGCTTTTGAGTGCCCCTTCTGCCACCACATCTTCTCTTTGATGCAGGCCGGGACACAGTTCAAGGAGCCCTACGAGTGCCCGCAAGAGGACGGCGGGTGCGGTCGTAAGGGGCAGCGATTCAGCCTGCGGGCTGACAAGTCGCGATTTGTCAATGCGCAGAAGGTTCGGCTGCAGGAGTCACCGGAAGAGCTGCGGGGCGGTGAATTACCGCAAGCCCTGGACGTCGATCTGGAGGATGACATCGCAGGCGAGGTCGCCCCCGGTGACCGTGTCATTGTCACGGGCATTCTGCGATCCTATCAGCGGGTAACACAGTTCGGTAAGAAGCTCTTCTTCGATATTTACCTGCAAGGCACTGCGTTAGAGCTGAAAGAGGAGGAATTTGAGGAGATTGTGATCACCGATGAGGATGAGCAGCGCATCATGGAGCTGAAAGAGCAGCCGGATGTCTATGAGCGGCTCATCCGCAGCATCGCACCCTCGATCTACAGCTACGAGGAGATAAAAGAGGCGATGGTGCTGCAGTTGTTCTCCGGTATCGCCAAGCAACTTCCGGATGAGACACGGGTGAGAGGCGACATCCATGTGCTGCTCGTCGGCGATCCGGGCGTAGCGAAGAGCCAGTTGCTTACGTATCTCGTGAATTTAGCGCCGCGCGGGCTCTACACCGGCGGCAAGAGCAGCTCCTCGGCGGGGCTCACCGCTGCGGCCGTGCGCGACGAATTTGGCGAGGGGCGGTGGACGCTCGAGGCCGGAGCGCTCGTGCTCGCGGACAAGGGGATTGCGGCGGTTGATGAGATCGACAAGATGAAGAAGGAGGATCGGGACGCGCTCCACGAAGCGATGGAGCAGCAAACGGTCTCGATCGCGAAAGCGGGCATCATGGCACGATTGAACTCACGATGCGCGCTCCTGGCCGCGGCAAATCCCGTCGGCGGGCGGTTCAATACCTACGAGCCGATCTCCAAACAGATCAACATGCCGCCGACGCTCCTCTCTCGCTTCGACCTCATTTATACCATGATCGATCGGCCGAACGAGGAGCGGGATACCAGAACTGCAGAACACATCATTGAGACGCACTACGCGGGCGAGTTGCTCGCGCGCTACGAGCATCGCGGGAAATTCGAAGAGGAGAGCAGGGAGCGGTTTCGGGAGCAGGTAGAGGCAATGAAGCCATCGATCCCCGAAGACCTCTTGCGGAAATACGTCGCCTGGAGCAAGCGCAACATCTTTCCGGTGATGAGTGAAACGGCGAAGCAGAAGTTCATGGAATTCTATATCGGGCTTCGACGGCAGGGCTACGAGGACGCGGAAGCGCCCGTGCCGATCACGGCGCGGCAGTTAGAAGCGTTGATACGGCTGGGTGAGGCGCGTGCACGCGCTCGGCTCGGCGATACGGTCACCAGCGAGGATGCCGAGCAGGTCATTAAGGTGGTCACCACCTGCCTGAGGCAGGTCTTTGTGGATCCAGAGACGGGCAAACTCGATGTCGATTGGGTCGCGGCGGGCACTACGAAGACCCGGCGGGATCGTGCGCGCTCGATCAAGGAGCTGATCAAGGAATTGGAGAAGGACTATGGTGAGGATGTGCCGCTTGACGAGCTCCTCAACCTCGCAGAGGAGGAGGGTATGGAGCGCGATAAGGTTGAAGAGATCATTGAAGCGATGAAGCGTGACGGTATCCTCTATTCACCGGAGAGCGGCGTGATCAAGTTCGTGCGCTGACCGCGCTGGCTGCGTGACGAATCAACGGAGCGCGCATGCTGTGAATTTGAAGAGTTATAAACCAGCAGGTTGGTTATAAGATACTGAACCGATGGTTTGTAGGGAAAGGAGAAGATTAGATCATGAAACTGGGCGTTTTCCTCTGCACCTGTAATAAAACCATGGATCTCGATCTGAAGAGCATCAAGAAGAGTCTCAAAAACGAGGTTGAGGTCGTTGAAACGCTCGATCAGCTCTGCCAGCGCGATCTGGATTATATCATTGATGACCTGCGCCGATTCGAGCTCGACGGTGTGATCATCGCGGCATGCACCGAGAAGAACCGCGTCTTTGATCGGGTAACGGATAGTTTTG
This region includes:
- a CDS encoding 30S ribosomal protein S4, with the translated sequence MGQPKQRKKRYEKPRRPWEMTRMKEEREIVETYGLKSKREIWKADSVVKRYRREIRAILAEIAGMKPTEHTLRKRDAIVTALRRRGILREREDSTGRVEDVLALTVEDLLERRLQTRVYKKGLANSLKQARQLIVHGHIAVDGRRVTVPSYVVDVDAEKRIDYYGAPPIGVKPRPMAEGVAEEAKR
- a CDS encoding HAD family hydrolase; its protein translation is MLDLAVVFDGAGVIYAPFRIIKDMQRGLTKRSRVSGITCTDRLTTGAMVILKTRYEETLEQEDPTNRFAEVVRAREIETKVIYKREGVSDEDVREIILQDRAVTLRDVHEVVRKLRRCDILPVLGVGLILEMAPARIRYVIAGGINLFPGTLKLFKELRVLGIQTYIASGDRIEREEMAIYLPDIPPEHMYGTMKPEDKRDLVRSLKEKYRVMMVGDDRNDYLAMREADIAVLSLQEAASRPQEVFDVADFRVNDIGEIREIVEELRG
- the cofH gene encoding 7,8-didemethyl-8-hydroxy-5-deazariboflavin synthase subunit CofH translates to MDASWDELREKIRAGTIERADALFLAAHPSYLFRIADTLRREQNGDVVTYLVNRNINFTNICVGTCKFCAFREANESGYVLSLDEILGKVAEAVEQGATEICIQGGLHPDLTVEDYCAILEGVKSRFEVHLHAYSPMEVYHAAQQSGMREEEVLRAFKRAGLGSMPGTAAEILTDSVRAIICPTKLSPAKWCEIIATAHRLGIPSTATMLYGHIETLEDRIDHLFTIRSIQKETGGFTEFVPLKFMAKNNELGRMVKRSLSFFEDTVVHALARVILHPYCRNLQVSWVKLGPRDAQRMLAFGANDLGGTLMEENISRLSGSPSGEYMSPDEFERLIREAGRIPKRRTTLYKIN
- a CDS encoding methanogenesis marker 2 protein, whose amino-acid sequence is MDLKSLAEELRNFEGITRKRAISNLVQRLGNSDKVGSRTITAFGEDAAVLAVNNDMYILLAVDGIWGKLLSADPWWAGYCSVLVNVMDIAAMGGVPLAMVNLTSTQRRDICLELGRGMQDGVQKFGVPMVGGHMHPDTIYDAIDVGIVGMVNRDSVIYSSSARPGDKIVAAIDLDGQLYPSYNLAWDTTTKKSPAVIKQQLETMVTIGQQQLATAGKDISNPGTIGTLGMLLECSRVGALVDLTKIPRVDSNTIPLAHWLKLYPGTGFVLTVKDEQRGRECIRIFEAAGITASIIGEVDASRHLKLTDGNDTVTLFDFTREIITGIVSEESD
- a CDS encoding minichromosome maintenance protein MCM, with amino-acid sequence MMQDLVTEKWEDFLKRYYWHETIDLSNSYPERRSLLVKFADLDIYDPAMAEMLLEDPDVIIESATRALREIDIPTGVTLDEANLRIINLPMKVAIRDIRSNDIGKLVSIEGLVSKATEVRPRIVEAAFECPFCHHIFSLMQAGTQFKEPYECPQEDGGCGRKGQRFSLRADKSRFVNAQKVRLQESPEELRGGELPQALDVDLEDDIAGEVAPGDRVIVTGILRSYQRVTQFGKKLFFDIYLQGTALELKEEEFEEIVITDEDEQRIMELKEQPDVYERLIRSIAPSIYSYEEIKEAMVLQLFSGIAKQLPDETRVRGDIHVLLVGDPGVAKSQLLTYLVNLAPRGLYTGGKSSSSAGLTAAAVRDEFGEGRWTLEAGALVLADKGIAAVDEIDKMKKEDRDALHEAMEQQTVSIAKAGIMARLNSRCALLAAANPVGGRFNTYEPISKQINMPPTLLSRFDLIYTMIDRPNEERDTRTAEHIIETHYAGELLARYEHRGKFEEESRERFREQVEAMKPSIPEDLLRKYVAWSKRNIFPVMSETAKQKFMEFYIGLRRQGYEDAEAPVPITARQLEALIRLGEARARARLGDTVTSEDAEQVIKVVTTCLRQVFVDPETGKLDVDWVAAGTTKTRRDRARSIKELIKELEKDYGEDVPLDELLNLAEEEGMERDKVEEIIEAMKRDGILYSPESGVIKFVR
- a CDS encoding 30S ribosomal protein S11; this translates as MVEDRWAIAHIFSSFNNTIITITDMTGAETIARASGGMVAKADRDESSPYTAMLMAQQLADKLREREIRGLRVKVKAASGRKSRTTAPGAQAAIRAFARAGLRIGKIEDVTPIPHDGTKRPGGKRGRRV
- a CDS encoding RNA-guided pseudouridylation complex pseudouridine synthase subunit Cbf5, translating into MSEFRKPFERCSLEKAPAITDPRYGIPPEQRPIREHLEHGVVTIDKPAGPTSHEVVAWIRVMLELNKAAHTGTLDPKVTGVLPVLLGTATKLAEIFVGDKEYVCVMRVHRPVDESRLRAVSAEFVGEIYQRPPLKSAVRRRIRKRTVHYLEVMEIAGKEVLVTVGCEAGTYIRMLCHHLGLALGVGAHMAELRRTKSFPFSEERLTTLHDLKDAYVFYQAGDERLLRQLIMPLEDAVRHLRCIMVKDSAVDALAHGADLSAPGIARLEEGINRGDSVIVYTLKGEAVSLGEAVLNSREMLKAEKGICVETRKVLMKPGTYPKGWRSKAEVAER
- a CDS encoding 30S ribosomal protein S13, producing the protein MTEEVVKGAQAKQTKAKATGRAKERGKEKVKESEAENADFKHIVRILDTDLDGNRKVVHALCGVKGIGQRVARVLVAHTSVDPNQKMGNLSDDDIEQLKSAITGVEKRLPQWMLNRRKDILTGDDKHIMGADQVLQLREDVNLLRKIRSYRGIRHERGLKARGQRTRSTGRRGLVVGVIRRKQLAAKGGK